In Granulicella mallensis MP5ACTX8, the sequence CCTATGCGCCGGAGATGGAGGCTTACAGCGAATCGGTTGGACGGCGTCGTGCGTTCATGCAAAGTGGATACGTCTTCCCTGGCGATCCGGAGAAGGCGGCCCAGGCGATGTTCGAACTCGCAGGACGAGAGCATCTACCGCTGCGGCAGCCTCTCGGCACGGATGCGACGGTCTTTCTGAAGCATGGGTATGAGCAGTCTCTCGCGGAGCTTGCGCAGACCAGCCCGCTGGCGGTGACCACGGATTTCGCGGATGCCGATACTGCGTCGACGCATGGAATTATTGAGAGGCTGAGGGTGTCGGCACAGAAGAAGTAGGTTGGGTGGCGGATGATGTGGTCCGCAAATTCATACAGGCTGAAGGTCCGGCCTGTCGCTTGTTGCGCGATAGACCAGGCCTTCAGCCTGGAAGCAGATTCCCTGCGGGAATGACAGAAAGAAAAGCAACAGCTGGTGCGACGTCAAAGCGGAGGTTGAAGCCTTAATTTTCAGCTAAGACGCGTGCAAAGACCGTGTCGATATTGCTGAGCTGGCGATTGACGTCGAAGGCCGCGGCGAGCTTTTCCGGAGAGAGATGCTTGTTGATCTCGGGGTCCGCCATGATCAACTCACGATAGTTCAGCTCATTCTGCCAGGCGTTCATCGCGTGTGACTGCACGAGGCGATAGGCCTCTTCACGAGTCATACCGGCGGCAGCAAGGTCGATGAGCAACTGGCCGCTGTAGATGAGTCCCCCGGTGGATTCCAGGTTCTTCAACATGCGTGCCGGATAGACGAGCAGCTTCTCGATCAGAGTGGCTGCCTTGTCCAGCAGGTAGTCGGCGATGATCGTTGTATCGGGCAGGATGACGCGCTCGGCAGAGGAGTGCGAGATATCGCGCTCGTGCCAAAGGGCTACGTTCTCCAGAGCTACCTGGGCGTTGCCGCGAACGACGCGCGCAAGGCCGCTGATGTTCTCGCAGGTGATGGGGTTGCGCTTGTGCGGCATCGCACTGGAGCCCTTTTGTCCAGCGGAGAAGAACTCCTCGGCCTCGCGCACCTCGGTGCGTTGCAGATGACGAATCTCGGTGGCGATCTTGTCGAGCGTGGAGCAGAGCACGGCCAGGGTGGTGATGTAGGCCGCATGGCGGTCGCGCTGCAGCACCTGCGTGGAGATCGAGGCATGCTTGAGACCCAGCGAGCGGACGATGTCTTCTTCGTGCTCGGGCTTGAGTTTGCCGAAGGCTCCGACCGCGCCGGAGATCTTGCCTACGCGAAGGTCTTCGGCAGCAGCGTCGAAGCGCTTGAGGTTGCGGCCCATCTCCGAGTACCAGAGCAGCAGCTTCATGCCGAAGGTCGTGGGCTCGGCATGGACGCCGTGTGTGCGGCCGATGGTGGGCGTGTGCTGGAACTCGATGGCCCGCTTGCGCAGGACCTCGCGCAGACGCAGGATGCCGGAACGAATGATCTCAGAGGCCTGGGTGAGGGCCAGCGCCTGTGCCGTGTCGACGACATCGGTAGAGGTGAGTCCGTAGTGCAGCCAGCGGGCTTCGGGGCCGACCGATTCCGCAACCGCCTGTGTGAAGGCCAGGACGTCATGCCGAGTCTCGGCTTCAATCTCGTGGATGCGCTCGACGGTGAAGCTGGAGCGCTCGTGCAGCGCCGTGGCGGCCTCGGCGGGCACCATGCCGGCGCGGACGAGGGTATCGGTTGCGGCCAGTTCAACGCGTAGCCAGTTACGGTACTTATTCTCTTCAGACCATATGCTGGCCATCTGCGGACGGGTATATCGGGCGATCAAGGCGACTCCTGAGGGTATCTTTAGCTCAAAGCTAGTGTACCGAGTCGGAAGAGCAGGACTGGCCATAAATATCGTGAGGCGATATAATCGGAGAGAAATGAACATGAAAAAAGAGAACGCAAGATCGAATGCGATTCCGCACCTAGCCGAACTGGCTGAGTTTCGGTACCAGTTGAGGGCATTTCTCAGCTTCAGCGAGGCGGCTTCGGAGGCCTGCGGAATTGCGGCTCAACAGTACCAGCTTATGCAGGTGATCGCAGCGACGCCTGAAGGCCGTCCGGCGACGATCAGCCATCTGGCTGAACGCATGATTCTGCGCCATAACAGTGCTGTAGAACTCGTAGACCGCGCGGAGAAGGCTGGGATAGTGCGGCGCAGGAACGACGAGCAGGACTTGCGGCGATCGCTGGTGGAGCTTACACCTGAGGGGCAGAAGATATTGCAACAGTTGGTAACGCAGCACGTGCAGTACCTCAAAACGCATGGCGAGGAGATCGTGCGGACGCTTCGCACGCTGCAGCCTGCTTCTCAAGCGGAGAAGCCTACGAACGCGGACGGGGGACGATGACGCAGCCCCTTGGCGGCAAATCGTATGCCAGCAAACTGCGGGATTACTCGGCGGACAGCCGGATCTTGTATGTGAGTGTGCTGGCTGCAGGCCTGGGCTCTGTAAGTGCCGTTGCCGCCTGGGCGCTGCTGGAGATGATCGCGCTCTTTACGAACCTGTTCTACTTCCATCGCTGGAGCTTCGTGGGACACGATCCCTGGCAGAGTGGCGTGCATTGGTGGTCGCCGCTGATGCCTGTGCTGGGTGGTCTGCTCGTCGGATTGATTGCACGGTATCTTTCTCCGCGGGTGCGTGGGCATGGTATGCCCGAGGCCATTGAGACGATCGTCTTCGGCGGGGGCAAGGTACAGCCTCGCGTGGCGATTTTGAAGCCGGTGGCGACGGCTATTGCGATAGGTTCCGGTGGACCGTTCGGAGCGGAAGGGCCGGTGATCATTACGGGTGGTGCGATCGGCTCGGTGTTGGGGCAACTGTTGCCGATGACCGGCTCTGAACGCACCGTGTTGATGGTCGCAGGAGCTTCGGCCGGTATGGCGGCGACGTTCAACTGCCCGATGTCGGCCACCTTGCTGGCAGTGGAGATTCTGCTGTTCGAGTGGAGGCCGCGGTCACTGGTTCCGGTGGCGATTGCCTGTG encodes:
- the purB gene encoding adenylosuccinate lyase; this translates as MIARYTRPQMASIWSEENKYRNWLRVELAATDTLVRAGMVPAEAATALHERSSFTVERIHEIEAETRHDVLAFTQAVAESVGPEARWLHYGLTSTDVVDTAQALALTQASEIIRSGILRLREVLRKRAIEFQHTPTIGRTHGVHAEPTTFGMKLLLWYSEMGRNLKRFDAAAEDLRVGKISGAVGAFGKLKPEHEEDIVRSLGLKHASISTQVLQRDRHAAYITTLAVLCSTLDKIATEIRHLQRTEVREAEEFFSAGQKGSSAMPHKRNPITCENISGLARVVRGNAQVALENVALWHERDISHSSAERVILPDTTIIADYLLDKAATLIEKLLVYPARMLKNLESTGGLIYSGQLLIDLAAAGMTREEAYRLVQSHAMNAWQNELNYRELIMADPEINKHLSPEKLAAAFDVNRQLSNIDTVFARVLAEN
- a CDS encoding MarR family winged helix-turn-helix transcriptional regulator, with the protein product MKKENARSNAIPHLAELAEFRYQLRAFLSFSEAASEACGIAAQQYQLMQVIAATPEGRPATISHLAERMILRHNSAVELVDRAEKAGIVRRRNDEQDLRRSLVELTPEGQKILQQLVTQHVQYLKTHGEEIVRTLRTLQPASQAEKPTNADGGR